ACCCTGTGTTACCTGCATATCCCTGCCGGAAAAACCTCAAAAGCCTTTGTTAAACCGGTGGCGGCCGTGGTGAAAAAATACGTCGACATATGGCTGGATGAGCGTCCGGCAGAACAGGCTTTGCTCGCTGACGAGCGAACCGGTGAGAAAGTCCGGCTTCTGTTTCAGTACCGGGGTAAGCCTGCCGGCAGCGCTATCCTCAACCGCACCGTGATACCGATGCTATGCGCAAGAGCGGGCGTGCCTTGTGAAGACAGTGGCGGAATGATAACCAGCCACCGGGGGCGGGCCTCAGCCGTGACCGCGCTGGCGAGCGTACCGCAGGGCATGTCGCTGTACGAACTGATGCAGTGGACGGGCCATTCAACGCCCCAGTCTACAATGCACTATCTTCGCATCCGCCCGACTCAGCTGGCTGCCTCGTTCGTCAAAGCCGACAGGGTCGCTCATATGATAAGCGTGCTGGTTGACCACGATCCTGAAGCCGCCAGCCTGTCCGGGCCCGCGACCTACTACGATCTGGGCGACTCATACTGTACGAACCCCTTCTGGAGCAGTTGCCCGCACCGGATGGCCTGCATCGGCTGCGATTTTAACCTGCTGAAGGATAGCGCGCGCGGGCTGATACTGGAGAGTAAAGCATCCATCCGGCGTTACCTCGAAGAGGTCCCGCTCACTCCCGATGAGAGAGCCATACTGGAGCAGGATGCTGAAAAGGTTGAGCAGGCTCTTACAAGATTGGGCCCACAATCCTGACTGCTCAGATGCTTACAATGTCAGGTCTGAGGGTATCAGTGCAGAATCAGTACAGATAACTGAACGCCGTATTTGATATAAAGCTGATTATAACGGGCGTAATGCCGTAACTGATGGAGCAGCAGATGAGAAAACAGAAGCGATGTATGGGATACGTGGCGGTCGTGGTCGATGACTACGATCGTGCAATTGAGTACTACACCGATAAGCTGGGCTTTACCCTCATTGAAGACACGCCGCAGCCGGGTAAGCGCTGGGTCGTGGTGACGCCGGCCCCTGACAGCGACTGTGCTATTCTTCTTGCCCGCGCGTCGAACGACCGGCAGGAAGGCTTTATCGGCAATCAGTGCGGCGGACGGGTTTTTCTGTTCCTGCAGACCGACGACTTCTGGCGCGACTACAATGCTATGAAGGCAAAAGGCGTCCACTTCTTTCAGGAGCCACGGGAGGAAGAATACGGAATGGTTGTCGTATTTGAGGACATCTACGGCAATCGCTGGGACCTTTACCAGAACAGGCAGGCCTGAAATTCTTTCACAGCAGCGCCTCAGGTGTACGGGAAGCATTACAAGCGTAAACCCTGTCAGGTCTGGCCTGCAGAGAGCGCTTCTGAACAATATACCTCAGTGCAGCGGTCACTGCACTAAGGTCTCCCTCGGGTTAACCACACAGCGTCATGATATAAAATCCGGCCGCCGTCATGGCCAGCGAACCCAGCACGTGTATCAGCACCGAGGCGGCTGCCCAGGCATAGCTGCCGGACTGCAGCAGGGCAAAAACCTCAGCCGAGAACGTGGAGAAGGTCGTCATTCCGCCACACAGCCCGGTGGTAATGAGCAGCCGCCAGGCCGGATCGAGGCCGGGATGGCGCAGAAAATACGCCAGCGCCGCTCCGATGATAAACCCTCCCAGCAGGTTGACCAGCAGCGTCCCCGGCGGCAGGTCCGGAAAAAGCGCGTTCAGGCGCGCGCCCAGCTGCCAGCGGATAACACACCCTAAAGCACCGCCGGTGATGACAGCAAAAAGCTGATTCACGTTCACTCCTTTTATTTTTTTATATTCAGAACATAACGGGAAACGACCTGTGCGGCCGCATCCATCTGGTATACGGCCGGCACGCCGGTCGGGATATGCAACTGTGCCAAGCTGTCGTGTGGCATGCCGTCCAGGAAGGCGGCCAGGGCGCGCAGCGTGTTGCCGTGCGCCACGACCAGAACGGTACTTCCGCAGAGTATCTGCGGCATCACGGCGTGCTGCCAGTAGGGCATGACGCGACGCAGCGTCATTTCCAGGCTTTCCGTCGCAGGCAGGTCGGCCAGCGCAACGCGGCTGTAGCGCGGGTCCCGACGCAGCTGCGCCGGAGCCCCTGCGTCCGCGGGGGGAATGCCGCTGAAGCTTTTGCGCCAGAGCCGGACGGTCTCTGCACCCATCATCCGGGCAGCCGCTTCCTTGTTCAGCCCCTGCAGCGCACCGTAGTGCCGCTCGTTCAGCCGCCAGTGTTTGTCCACGGGCGTCCAGCTGCGGCCAAGACGGTCCAGCACCCGCCAGACCGTGTGAACACAGCGCGTCATCACCGAGGTGAAGACCCGATCGGGCAGCAGGCCCGCGTCCCGCAGCACGTCACCGGCCCGGTCAGCCTCCTGCCGCCCCCGGTCCGTCAGCGGCACGTCTGTCCATCCGGTAAAACGGTTTTCCCGGTTCCACTGGCTTTCGCCATGGCGCAGGAGAATCAGCGTTGAAGGTGCCAAAGACTGTGCTCCTGTGCCGGCCGCTGGCCGTCCGGTGGATCTGTTACGTGCGGCGCACAAACGCATGAAGCCCCGCATAGTGAGCGTCCTCACCCAGCGCCTGCTCAATGCGCATCAGCTGGTTGTACTTTTCCACGCGTTCGCCGCGGCACGGCGCACCGGTTTTCAGGTGTCCCGCGCGCAGGGCTACCGTGAGGTCGGCAAGAAATGTGTCCGTCGTTTCCCCACTGCGGTGGGACATGAACGCGCCCCACCCGTGCCGCTGGCAGAGCGCCACGGCGTCCAGCGTTTCGCTAAGCGAGCCTATCTGATTGAGTTTAATCAATGCGGCGCTGGCGAGGTTTTCGTCAATGCCGCGCTGGATGTACTTCACGTTGGTGACAAACAGGTCGTCACCAACCAGCTCGGCCCTGCCCGCAAGCTGCTGGTGCAGATGCTTCCAGCCCGACCAGTCATCTTCTGCCAGGCCGTCTTCCAGCAGAATGACGGGAAACTGGTCCATCAGCTCGCCGTAGTACGCCGTCATTTCCGCCGCGCTCAGCGCACTGCCCTCCGTGCGCAGATGATATTTTCCGTCTGCGAAAAACTCACTTGAGGCAGGGTCCATGCAGATGCTGATGTCTTCTCCGGGCCTGTACCCCGCCTTCTCAATGGCCTGCACGATAAACGCCAGCGGGTCGCGGTTCGACGATACGGCGGGCGCAAAACCGCCTTCGTCGCCGACTGCCGCGGACAGGTTCTTGTCCAGCAGGATCTGGCGCAGCGCCTGGTAGACCTCGCTGCCCTGACGCACGGCCTCGCGCAGCGTGGGTGCCCCGTGTGGCGCTATCATGAACTCCTGAAAGTCCGCGCCCTGACCGCGGGCGTGCACGCCGCCGTTGATAATGTTCATGCACGGTACGGGCAGCAGGTTCGCCTGCAGGCCCCCCAGGTAGCGCCAGAGCGGCTCGTGCGAGGCCTGTGCCGCCAGCCGGGCAACCGCCAGCGACACGCCCAGAATGGCATTGGCACCCAGCCGACTCTTGCTCTGCGTACCGTCCAGCGCCAGCATGATGTTATCCAGCTGACGCTGCTCGCGCACGTCCCTGCCGCGCAAGGCTTCGCAGATTTCCGTATTAACCGTCCTGACAGCATCCAGTACGCCTTTACCGCCAAAACGGTGTACGTCGCCGTCGCGGCGCTCAGCGGCCTCGCGCGAGCCGGTGCTGGCCCCGGAAGGCACCGAGGCCCGCGCCATCATTCCGTCCACGGTCCGGGCTTCGACTTCAACGGTGGGGTTGCCGCGAGAGTCAAGAATTTCACGGGCGGTCACGTTATCCAGTGTAAAGCGCATAGAGTTTCTCCCGGTTCAGTCATTCAGGTGAGTGATAAGCACATCCACCGTGAGGTGGTTAATGTATTCCGCCGAGCGGGACGTCAGCATTCCCATAAAGCGGTTTCGGTGCCCGGCAAGCACGAGGTCCACGCCCAGCTCAGCGATGCACTTCTCCACGTCCTCAAAGCGGCGCATGGTCACCAGCTCCCGCATGTCTACCGTCTCAGGCACGGAGGCCGCCAGCTCGCTCATAAACGCTTTGGATTTCAGCACCTCTTCCGACACGACGTCGTCCATCAGGCTGTCGGACACGTAGTTCATTTCCCGGTAGTCGTCGCTGATGTGGGCCAGGGTGATTTTCATGCCGAGCGGCTGCGCCAGCGCGACCGCCCGCTTCAGCAGGAGGGTGCCGTCGTCTTTATCGTTCACAAGTATCAATGCATGGGTGTAGCAGGTCATAATGAACTCCCGTTCTGGTTGAGGCGGGACTCAAGCCACGGCAGAAGCTGTTTTTTGCGGCTGAGCATACCCGGTACGGAGCAGGAGGCCGCGTTAACGCTCTCCCGCCCGGCGAAATAAAGCGTTGAAAACCCGGCCCGGATGTCGGTCAGCATCAGCACCGCCAAACCAGCACCCGACTGGTCTGCCAGATACGCCAGGGCAGCGAGCAGGTCGTCCATCACGGTGGCAACCTGTGACGGGGAGCTGACCTCAATCTGGGCGATGCGCACGTCAGTGCCGGCAATGACGAAGGCCTTGAGGTCCCTGTCCAGCAGCAGCTGTGCGCTGAGGCCGCTGACGTCAGTTTTTGCCGTAAGGAGGTCACGGGCGAAGGCTCTGCGGTTTACGCCGGACAGTACGCCCAGCTCGGTAGCCGAACGGATATCGTCTTCGGTCGTGGTGGGCGAGCGAAGATTCACGGTGTCGCTCAGGAGTGCACCCAGCAGAAGAATGGCAAGCGTCGGGGGCAGCGTGCGTCGCGCTTCAGCGTTCATAAGCAGCCACAGCAGCGTGGCGCTGCTGCCAAGCGGGCGTATGTGTACCTCCGGCGGCAGTTGCGTTATCAGTCCGCCCAGCCGGTGGTGGTCAGTGATCCCCACGATGTTGCTCCGGAGCAGGTCGTCAGGTCCCTGCGCCGGCTCGGTGAAATCGACCAGCCAGACCCGTTCATCCTGTAGCGGAATATCAAGCCGTGGCGGCAGCGTGAGTCCGGCGGTGTCAAAGATAAAATGGGTTTCGCGGTTAGCTTCGCCAAGACGCCATGCGCGGGCGTCCATGCCGCGCCCGGTCAGCCAGTGCGCGGTGACGAAGGCCGTGCAGATGGCGTCGCTGTCAGGATTGATGTGGCCAAAAACGTGTATCACAGGTCTCTCCCCGAAGAGGGAAGTACGCAGGCCGGGAAGAAAGTAAGGACGGCCTGACGCACCTCCTGAAAATCAAGAGTCGCATCAGGCGTCATCAGCTCCGGAACGGAGCGGTTGGGAAAGGTGGAACGCCATCACCTTGTCATATGAGTATAGAGCCGGTTGCAAAACCTGTCAGTATTATTCTGCTGGCGCCCTCAGCCTGCCAGCGCAGCCCGTGCCTCGCAGAGTACCCGGCGAATGTTTTCCGTCACCGCCGGACTCGTGCAGAGCGAAAGCGGACTGGGGTGCGGCATCGTCAACACGGGGACGCCGGGGTACAGATGATTGACCGTCCCGCGGGCCTGAGCCGCTACGGCACCGGCCAGCACCACCACGCGCAGCGCGGGCAGATACGCCAGCACGTCCTCAAGCAAGGCGCAGCCTCTGCGGATGTCCGCCGCTGACGGCCGTTTCTGCAGCCCGTGACTGACCCAGGGCACCGTATTCCACAGCACGCTGTCCTGACGCGAAATACCGGCTTCCGCCAGAAACCGCCCAAGGTTCTGCTGGGCCGGCCCCGGGTTATCACGCGACACAAACCGCGGTGACGGGCTGCTGCGCGCCGGCGACTGCAGCAGGACGAGCAGTCCGGCCCTAACCCCGCCGTCAGCCGGATCAAACCACGGCAGTTCTGCACCGGCCTGACGCTGGCCGCTGACCCAGCGATTCAGCGCGGCCACATGCGGCGCGGTGACTGCCGCGAGGCATTCCTCGCGTAAAAACGAGTCCTGCATCGATGTGCTGGTTTCACTCACGGCTTCCGATCCAGGCCTGCCAGACAGGGAGAAACAAACAGTTTACCGCTCCATGCCCCACGCACTGTTTTCACCGCGACAAGCAGCCACATGGCCGCCAGTATGACGACAAGAAGCGCACCGAAGCCTTTAAAGAATGCGAGGTCAATCAGGGTAGACAGCTTGAGCGTGGCCACGGTGTACACGCCCAGCGGGAAGGTAAAGCCCCACCATCCAAGGTTGAACGGGATGCCTTCACGGAAGTATCGCACGGTTATCAGCGTGGCCAGCAGCATCCACCACAGGCCGCAGCCCCAGAAGAGAATGCCGGCAACGAACCCCACGCCCTGCGCGATGTGACCGATTTCCGGCATGCCCGCCGCGGCAAACACCCCGGGCGCATCTCCGCCGATGACCAGCATGCCGAGCGAGCCGGTGCCAATCGGACCCAGCGCCAGCCAGCTTGAG
Above is a genomic segment from Erwinia sp. HDF1-3R containing:
- a CDS encoding universal stress protein; protein product: MTCYTHALILVNDKDDGTLLLKRAVALAQPLGMKITLAHISDDYREMNYVSDSLMDDVVSEEVLKSKAFMSELAASVPETVDMRELVTMRRFEDVEKCIAELGVDLVLAGHRNRFMGMLTSRSAEYINHLTVDVLITHLND
- a CDS encoding VOC family protein encodes the protein MRKQKRCMGYVAVVVDDYDRAIEYYTDKLGFTLIEDTPQPGKRWVVVTPAPDSDCAILLARASNDRQEGFIGNQCGGRVFLFLQTDDFWRDYNAMKAKGVHFFQEPREEEYGMVVVFEDIYGNRWDLYQNRQA
- a CDS encoding uracil-DNA glycosylase, translating into MSETSTSMQDSFLREECLAAVTAPHVAALNRWVSGQRQAGAELPWFDPADGGVRAGLLVLLQSPARSSPSPRFVSRDNPGPAQQNLGRFLAEAGISRQDSVLWNTVPWVSHGLQKRPSAADIRRGCALLEDVLAYLPALRVVVLAGAVAAQARGTVNHLYPGVPVLTMPHPSPLSLCTSPAVTENIRRVLCEARAALAG
- a CDS encoding 2,3-bisphosphoglycerate-dependent phosphoglycerate mutase → MAPSTLILLRHGESQWNRENRFTGWTDVPLTDRGRQEADRAGDVLRDAGLLPDRVFTSVMTRCVHTVWRVLDRLGRSWTPVDKHWRLNERHYGALQGLNKEAAARMMGAETVRLWRKSFSGIPPADAGAPAQLRRDPRYSRVALADLPATESLEMTLRRVMPYWQHAVMPQILCGSTVLVVAHGNTLRALAAFLDGMPHDSLAQLHIPTGVPAVYQMDAAAQVVSRYVLNIKK
- the eno gene encoding phosphopyruvate hydratase — its product is MRFTLDNVTAREILDSRGNPTVEVEARTVDGMMARASVPSGASTGSREAAERRDGDVHRFGGKGVLDAVRTVNTEICEALRGRDVREQRQLDNIMLALDGTQSKSRLGANAILGVSLAVARLAAQASHEPLWRYLGGLQANLLPVPCMNIINGGVHARGQGADFQEFMIAPHGAPTLREAVRQGSEVYQALRQILLDKNLSAAVGDEGGFAPAVSSNRDPLAFIVQAIEKAGYRPGEDISICMDPASSEFFADGKYHLRTEGSALSAAEMTAYYGELMDQFPVILLEDGLAEDDWSGWKHLHQQLAGRAELVGDDLFVTNVKYIQRGIDENLASAALIKLNQIGSLSETLDAVALCQRHGWGAFMSHRSGETTDTFLADLTVALRAGHLKTGAPCRGERVEKYNQLMRIEQALGEDAHYAGLHAFVRRT
- a CDS encoding DHHA2 domain-containing protein, coding for MIHVFGHINPDSDAICTAFVTAHWLTGRGMDARAWRLGEANRETHFIFDTAGLTLPPRLDIPLQDERVWLVDFTEPAQGPDDLLRSNIVGITDHHRLGGLITQLPPEVHIRPLGSSATLLWLLMNAEARRTLPPTLAILLLGALLSDTVNLRSPTTTEDDIRSATELGVLSGVNRRAFARDLLTAKTDVSGLSAQLLLDRDLKAFVIAGTDVRIAQIEVSSPSQVATVMDDLLAALAYLADQSGAGLAVLMLTDIRAGFSTLYFAGRESVNAASCSVPGMLSRKKQLLPWLESRLNQNGSSL
- the crcB gene encoding fluoride efflux transporter CrcB, with the translated sequence MNQLFAVITGGALGCVIRWQLGARLNALFPDLPPGTLLVNLLGGFIIGAALAYFLRHPGLDPAWRLLITTGLCGGMTTFSTFSAEVFALLQSGSYAWAAASVLIHVLGSLAMTAAGFYIMTLCG